AACAATTTAGTAAACCGACATTTTTTTTAAACCTGTCGTGTTTAACTTAGAAAGATAAAAAAAAGCCGTTTCTTCAATAGAAACGGCTTTTTACAATTTATAAATTTAAGTTTTTTACAAAACTTCACCTTTAATTTTAAGAGCTACACGCCCGTCAGGATAATTTACTGCATTTGTTTCAACAGTAATGGTTTTACGAATTGGTCCTGAAACCATATTGTATTTAACATCAATTTTTCCTTTTTTGCCCGGCTGAATTGCAGCAGCAGGTTTTGTAACAACAATAGAGCTTACAGTTGATTCTGCACCTGTAATTAATAAAGGAGCGTCTCCAGTATTTGTAAATTCAAAGGAACGCAGTCCGTTATCAGTTTTAGAAATTTTTCCATAATCAATTGTATTGTCTGGGGCTGCAAATTCAATTTTAGGGCCATTTTGTGCATAACCTATTGCGCTAAACAATAAGACTGCAATAAAAGAGGCTGCATTTTTCATATGAAATCAGTTTTTAATTGTAAGTAAATATACATTCTTTTAATTAACACACAAATTATTATTTCTCTTTTTATAGTCTACTTAATTATTTACTTTTGCTGTCAATTATAATTACAAAAATTGAACCAAAGTTTTGGTTTATTTGTTTAACTGTATAATCGTTTAGCTGAAATATTCAAAACGATTAAGCAACAAAACAAATTGATAATTAAACAAATTAACGATTAAACAACCCTAGTAAATGACAATTCCAGCACAATTTGACGCTAAAGCGATCGAGAACAAATGGTATGATTACTGGATGAAAAATAACTATTTTCATTCAGAACCTGATCATAGAACACCTTATACAATTGTAATCCCGCCGCCAAACGTCACTGGAGTCCTTCACATGGGACATATGTTGAACAATACGATTCAGGATGTTTTAATTCGTCGTGCACGTTTAAAAGGTTTCAACGCTTGTTGGGTTCCGGGAACGGATCACGCATCGATCGCTACTGAAGCAAAAGTGGTAGCGAAACTAAAAGCAGAAGGAATCAACAAAAATGATTTAACCCGCGAAGAATTCCTAAAACATGCTTGGGAATGGACAGATAAATACGGCGGAACAATCTTAGAACAGCTTAAAAAATTAGGTGCTTCTTGCGATTGGGAACGCACCAAATTTACTATGGATCCAGATATGTCGGCTTCTGTAATTAAATCGTTTGTTGATTTATACAACAAAGGATTAATTTACAGAGGATACCGTATGGTAAACTGGGATCCGGAAGCTAAAACAACACTTTCTGACGAAGAAGTTATTTACGAAGAACAACAAGGAAAATTATTTTTCTTAAAATATAAAATCGAAGGTTCAGAAGATTTCTTGACGATTGCAACGACACGTCCTGAGACTATCTTTGGAGATACTGCTATCTGTATTAATCCAAACGATGAGCGTTTTACACATTTAAAAGGGAAAAAAGCGATTGTTCCAATCTGCGGAAGAGTAATTCCAATTATTGAAGATGAATATGTAGATGTAGAATTCGGTACAGGATGTTTGAAAGTAACACCTGCGCACGATATGAACGATAAAACTTTAGGTGAAAAACACAATCTTGAAATCGTTGATATTTTTAATGAAGACGCGACTTTAAACAGCTTCGGATTACATTATCAAGGAAAAGATCGTTTTGTGGTTCGTACTGAAATCGCAAAAGAACTAGAAGAAATTGGAGCTTTGGCGAAGACCGAAATCCATTTAAATAAAGTGGGAACTTCTGAAAGAACCAAAGCCATAATCGAACCAAGATTATCAGATCAATGGTTTTTGAAAATGGAAGATTTAGTAAAACCAGCAATTAAATCGGTTTTAGAAACAGGAGAAATTAAATTACATCCAAAACGTTTTGAGAACACTTATGCACATTGGTTAAACAACATTCGCGATTGGAATATTTCTCGTCAATTATGGTGGGGACAACAAATCCCAGCATACTATTATGGAGACGGAAAAGAAGATTTCGTAGTTGCAGAAAATATTGAAGATGCATTAGCTTTAGCAAAAGAAAAAACCAAGAACCAACAACTAACAACCGACAACCTTAAACAAGATGTTGATGCGTTAGATACCTGGTTTTCATCATGGTTATGGCCAATGTCTGTTTTTGGTGGAATTATGGATCCAGAAAGTCCAGATTTCAAATATTACTATCCAACAAATGACTTGGTTACTGGTCCGGATATTTTATTTTTCTGGGTTGCGAGAATGATTATTGCAGGTTACGAATATGCTGGTGAAAAACCATTTACAAATGTGTATTTGACGGGATTAGTTCGTGATAAGCAACGTCGTAAAATGTCTAAATCATTAGGGAATTCTCCTGATCCTTTAGATTTAATCGATGCTTTTGGAGCTGATGGAGTTCGTGTAGGATTGCTTTTAAGTGCTTCTGCAGGAAACGATATCATGTTTGATGAAGAATTATGTAATCAAGGAAAAGCGTTCTCAAACAAGATTTGGAATGCATTCAAATTGATTAAAGGTTGGGAGGTTTCAGAAACTATCGCGCAGCCAGAATCATCAAAAGTAGCAATCGAATGG
This portion of the Flavobacterium panacagri genome encodes:
- a CDS encoding DUF1573 domain-containing protein is translated as MKNAASFIAVLLFSAIGYAQNGPKIEFAAPDNTIDYGKISKTDNGLRSFEFTNTGDAPLLITGAESTVSSIVVTKPAAAIQPGKKGKIDVKYNMVSGPIRKTITVETNAVNYPDGRVALKIKGEVL
- a CDS encoding valine--tRNA ligase, with translation MTIPAQFDAKAIENKWYDYWMKNNYFHSEPDHRTPYTIVIPPPNVTGVLHMGHMLNNTIQDVLIRRARLKGFNACWVPGTDHASIATEAKVVAKLKAEGINKNDLTREEFLKHAWEWTDKYGGTILEQLKKLGASCDWERTKFTMDPDMSASVIKSFVDLYNKGLIYRGYRMVNWDPEAKTTLSDEEVIYEEQQGKLFFLKYKIEGSEDFLTIATTRPETIFGDTAICINPNDERFTHLKGKKAIVPICGRVIPIIEDEYVDVEFGTGCLKVTPAHDMNDKTLGEKHNLEIVDIFNEDATLNSFGLHYQGKDRFVVRTEIAKELEEIGALAKTEIHLNKVGTSERTKAIIEPRLSDQWFLKMEDLVKPAIKSVLETGEIKLHPKRFENTYAHWLNNIRDWNISRQLWWGQQIPAYYYGDGKEDFVVAENIEDALALAKEKTKNQQLTTDNLKQDVDALDTWFSSWLWPMSVFGGIMDPESPDFKYYYPTNDLVTGPDILFFWVARMIIAGYEYAGEKPFTNVYLTGLVRDKQRRKMSKSLGNSPDPLDLIDAFGADGVRVGLLLSASAGNDIMFDEELCNQGKAFSNKIWNAFKLIKGWEVSETIAQPESSKVAIEWYEAKLQQTLVDIEDNFDKYRISDSLMAIYKLVWDDFCSWFLEMIKPAYQQPIDSVTFAKAIEMLESNLKLLHPFMPFLTEEIWQLIAERTPEQALIVSTWPELKPFDAKLIADFENSIEVISGIRTIRKDKNIPFKDAIELKGINSENLSTYFDSVVTKLGNVSAFEYVSEKVDGALSFRVKSNEYFIPITGNIDVEAEIAKLTEELNYTKGFLKSVEAKLSNEKFVNGAPEKVLNIEKQKQADALAKIATIEQSLAGLK